Below is a window of Chryseobacterium indicum DNA.
GTAAATGGTTTCGGACTGGGACTTTTTTACGTAAAAAAAGTGGTTCAGCAGCATAACTGGAAGATTTCTGTTGAAAACAACAATGATAAAGGAATTACCACCACCCTGTTTCTGCCATTGTAAAGAATATGTGTAATCATGGAAAAATCTAAAATTCTCTACGCCGAAGACGACAAAACCATTGCTTTCCTCATTCAGGACAGTCTGGAAAATCATTACGATATTTCCTGCTATTCTGACGGGAAATCGGCTTTGGATGCTTTTAACAGAGAATGTTTCGACATCTGTCTTTTAGATATCATGATGCCGGAAATGAACGGTTTTGAGGTTGCACAGCATATCAGGGAAAAAGATGCTGAAATTCCCATTATTTTTATTTCTGCCAAAGCACTGAAAGAAGACCGCATCAAAGGACTGAAAATCGGAGCAGATGATTATCTGGTAAAACCTTTCAGCATTGAAGAGCTTATCCTTAAAATTGAAATCTTCCTGAGAAGATCTAAGAAAAAAGAATCTGCACCTTTAAAATACAGAATCGGAAAATATGATTTTGATCCGAACAACTACACTTTACAAAATTCTGACAGCAAAGTAACACTTACTCAGAGAGAATCTGAACTGTTGCTATTTTTTATCCGTAATAAAAATACTGTTCTCAA
It encodes the following:
- a CDS encoding response regulator transcription factor, encoding MEKSKILYAEDDKTIAFLIQDSLENHYDISCYSDGKSALDAFNRECFDICLLDIMMPEMNGFEVAQHIREKDAEIPIIFISAKALKEDRIKGLKIGADDYLVKPFSIEELILKIEIFLRRSKKKESAPLKYRIGKYDFDPNNYTLQNSDSKVTLTQRESELLLFFIRNKNTVLKRQDILKAVWGDDDYFMGRSLDVFISRLRKVFSGEENISIENLHGIGFRFSEK